AATCACGGTCGCGGCCAACGCTTCCTTGGTCGGGATGTCGCCGGCGCTGGCCATCACCAAGTCCGGCTCGGCGCCGGCATCGTTGCTGGCCCATTCCCAGATGCCGATGCCTTTGCTGCAATGTTTGATCGCGGCGTCGATATCCAGATATTGCAAATGTTTCTGTTTGTCGGAAACGATGACGTTGACGTAATTGGTGCTGCGCAGGCAGTGGTCGGCAATCGCCAACAGGCAATTCACGTCCGGCGGCAGGTAGATGCGGGTGACCGCCGGGCTTTTGTTGACCACCAAATCCAGGAAGCCGGGGTCCTGGTGGGTAAAGCCGTTGTGGTCCTGGCGCCAAACGGTCGACGTAATCAACAGATTCAACGACGACACCGGCGCCCGCCACGGCACGGCCTGCATCATTGCCAGCCATTTGGCGTGCTGGTTGAACATCGAATCGATGACGTGGACAAAGGCCTCGTAAGTCGAGAAAAAGCCGTGGCGTCCGGTCAATAAATAGCCTTCCAGCCAGCCTTCCAGCGTGTGTTCGGACAGCATTTCCATGACCCGGCCGTCGGGCGATAACTCGCCGCCGTCGGCATCCTCCGGCAGATAATCGGCCAGCCAGGTTTTCTTGCTGGCGGCATAAATCGCATCCAGCTTGTTGGAACTATTTTCGTCCGGACCGAACACCCGGAAGTTATGCATATTGTCGGCCATGATGTCGCGCAGGAACTGGCCGAGCGGCCGGGTGTTTTCGGCGCTGATTTTGCCCGGTCCGGGCAAGGCCACGGCGTAATCGCGAAAGTCCGGCATCCGCAACGCCCGCCGCAACACGCCGCCGTTAGCCTGCGGCATCGCGCTCATCCGGCGCTGGCCTTGCGGCGCCAGAGCCTTAAGAGCCGAAACTAATTTGCCGTCGGCATCGAACAATTCCTCCGGTTTGTAGCTGCGCAGCCAGTCTTCCAGTTGTTGCAAATGGGCCGGGTTTTCGCGCACAGCCGCCATCGGCACCTGATGCGCACGCCAGTAGCCTTCGACTTTGCGGTTGTCTACAAACTTGGGACCGGTCCAGCCTTTCGGCGAACGCAACACGATCATCGGCCAACGCGGCCTTACTACCTCGCCGCCTGAACGCGCGACCTGCTGAATCTTGCGGATTTCCAGCAAACAGGTTTCCAGCGTCTCGGCCATTTTCCGGTGCATCGCCAGCGGCTCGTCGCCTTCGACAAAATACGGGGTCCAGCCGTAGCCTTTGAACAAATCGTCCAATTCCTGATGCGAGATGCGCGACAGCAGGGTCGGATTGTTGATCTTGTAGCCGTTCAAATGCAGGATCGGCAGCACCGCGCCGTCGCGGGCCGGATTCAGAAATTTGTTGGAATGCCAGGACGTGGCCAGCGGCGCAGTCTCCGCTTCGCCGTCGCCGACCACGGCCGCGACCAGCAAATCCGGGTTGTCGAAGGCCGCGCCGAAGGCGTGGGAAATGCTGTAGCCCAACTCGCCGCCTTCGTGGATCGAGCCCGGCGTTTCCGGCGTGCAATGGCTGCCGATACCGCCCGGAAACGAGAATTCCTTGAAGAACTGGCGCATGCCCTCTTCGTCTTCGCCTTTGTTGGGGTAAATCTCGCTGTAAGTGCCTTCCAGATAAGCCGGTGCCAATACGCCGGGCGCGCCGTGGCCGGGGCCGGCAATGAACAGCACGCTCTGGTCGTAGCGGTTGATGATCCGGTTCAAATGCACGTAGGCAAAGCTCAAGCCGGGGCTGGAACCCCAATGGCCGAGCAGACGGCGTTTGATATGCTCGGGCTGCAGGGGTTGGCGCAGCAACGGATTGTCGCGCAGGTAAATCATACCGGCGGCCAGATAATTGCAGGCGCGCCAATAGGCGTCGATCTGTTGCAATTCGCTATCGGAAACTAAAGTTGTCGTAGTCATTGCTGCTTCACCGTTGGAGTAAAAATGTAGCGTAGTAAATTTTCGATACGGACTGATAAGTGCACGGCGCGGTCAAGCCAAGGCGTAACCGCCGGCACCGCTTAGTTGCCGGGTGCGGGCATAAGTTTCCTGAATGATCAAGGCATCGGTGCTGGCGCGATGTCGGTGCATGGCAAATTCCTGGATTACCTGGCGCTTGGTTTGGCTCCAGATTTCCATTTGAGTTTCCTTCAAAATCAGCTCCAACGCGCTGAGGTAAAAACTCGGTTGCAGGCCGGATTGGTAAAACAGGCGGGACAGCCACGGTTTGTCGACCACCCAACCGTCGCAATAAACGGTTCGGTCGGCCAAGAATTCGTTGAGTTCGACGGCGACTTGCCGAATCGGTTTGCCATAGTCCAGCAAAGTGTCCCGGCTCAGGCCGTGCACCTGTTCCGCCTGCTCGTCCCAATACACCCAGTTGCCGGCCGGCCGAATCAACGCGCAGTATTTTTGCCCGGAACCCAGTACCACGCCGACTTCTATCGGATAACTGTCGTTGCCGAATCCGGACGCTTCGAAATCGAGTACATTCGGTCTGATGGGCTGCATCTGCGTATCCTTTTGCACGGGGTTAACCAGGCTAAGCCTAGCGCAAACGCAGCCGCAGCGCCCGGATTTTGTCGGGCGGCGACTGGGCCGGACAGCCGTTATTTACGCGGCCGTTTATGGCTGGCGTTTTTTTTCGAGGCAGCCTTGGTTTTCTTGGCCGATTTGGCGGGCGCATGCCTGTTGGCACGCGTGCTTGCGGCTCGGGAAGGCCGGGCCGCGGCCGGAATCGCCTTCGCCGGCTCGGCGGCTTCGGCCGGATCGTCCTGGTCCGCCGGCAAGTCGGGTGTCGGCACGCTTACCGGGTTATCGGCCGCGCCGGTGTCGTCGACAGCGTCCCGGTCGCAATCCGGCAAATCCCGGTCCTCCGCCGAGCAGATCACCCGATACACGATGCGGCGGCCGTCGTTTTTGCCGGCCGGCGCCGGTTCCGGCTGCGGTTTCGGCGCGGTGTCGTCGGAGATGCTACCCAGCAATTCGGCCTTGGCCGGTAGCGCCGCGGCCAAAACCAGAGCCAAGCCGGCTATGTGCGAAAAAGAGATGCCGCTCACGCCTCAAACCTGCTTCAGCTCGCGCTTGGCCCGATTCCACAAGCCATCCAGCTCGGCCAGTTCGCAGTCGCGCAATTGGCGGCCGGACGCGGCGACCTGCTTTTCGATGTAATTGAAGCGGCGGGTAAATTTTTTGGTGGCATCGCGCAGCGCTATTTCCGGATTGACTTTCAAATGCCGGGCCAGATTGACCGCCACCAGCAACAAATCGCCGACCTCCTCGTGGATGTGGGCTTGGTCGCCGGATCGCCAGGCCTCGTGGACCTCGTCGAGTTCCTCGCGGACCTTGTCGAACACCGGCTCGGCTTCGGGCCAATCGAAACCGTGGCTGGCGGCGCGGTTCTGGATTTTCTCGCATTGCACCAGGGCCGGCAGGCTGTGGGCAACGCCGGCCAGCACGCTTTCCGGCTGGGATTCCGCCTGCTTCTGGCGCCGCTCCTCGGCCTTGGCCTCGTCCCAGGCTTGTTGGCGCTGCTCGTCGTTGTCGAACTTGACGCCGGCAAACACGTGCGGATGGCGGCTGACCAGTTTCTGGCCGATGGCCGCGGCGACTTGTTCGAAATCGAACAGGCCGCGCTCCTGGGCAATTTGCGAGTGAAACACCACTTGCAGCAACAGATCGCCCAGCTCGCCGCGCAAATCGTCGAAATCGTTGCGCTCGATGGCATCGGCCACTTCGTAGGCTTCTTCGATGGTATACGGGATCAAGCTGTGAAAATCCTGCTTCAGGTCCCAAGCGCAACCCCGTTCGGGGTCGCGCAAGCGGGACATCAAGGCAAGCAGATCCTGGGTTTTCTGTAAACTCAAAACGTCGAACCGAAGGTTTCCTGATAGCGTTTTTTGAATTCCGCCATCGTGAAGGTGTGGTTCTGGGTGCCGTTGTGCTCGATTTTGATCGCGCCCAGCAGCGAGGCGATGCGGCCGGTAACCTCCCAGTCGTAATCGTTGATCAGGCCGAACAGCAAACCGGCCCGGTAAGCGTCGCCGCAACCGGTCGGATCGAGAATTTGTTTTGGGCTGGCCGGCGGGATGTCGATGATTTCGCCGCGGGTATAGACTTTGGAGCCTTGGCTACCCAAGGTCACGATCAACGCGTCGACTTTTTCGGCGATTTGTTCCGGCGTCAGGCCGGTGCGCTGTTGCAGCAGTTCGAACTCGTAATCGTTGAAAGTGGCGTAATTGGCCTGCTCCAAAAACTGCAGCAGTTCCGCGCCATCGAACATCGGCATGCCTTGGCCGGGATCGAAAATGAAGGGGATGCCCTGCTCGACGAATTGCTGGGCGTGTTCCTGCATGCCTTGTTTGCCGTCCGGCGAGACGATGCCGATCGTGATTTCCGAGTCCAGCGGCACGCTGTTGAAATGCGAGAAATTCATCGCCCCCGGATGGAAAGCGGTGATCTGGTTATCGTCCTGGTCGGTGGTGATGTAGGCCTGGCCGGTGTAATGGTCGTCCAGCACCTTGATGTAGCGGCTGCTGATGCCGCATTGGCTGAGCCATTGCGCATACGGCTCGAAATCGTGGCCGACGGTAGCCATGATCCAAGGCTCTTCCTGCAACAACTTCAGATTGTAGGCGATGTTGCCGGCACAGCCGCCGTATTCGCGCCGCATCGCCGGCACCAGAAACGACACGTTCAGGATATGGACTTTTTCCGGCAGGATGTGGTTTTTGAATTTGTCGTGAAACACCATGATGGTGTCGTAGGCCATGGAGCCACAGATCAATGCACTCATTGTTTTCCTTTGGGTTTAACTAAACTTTAGCGGCCCCTAAGGTAACGGATGTTGCTAACCGGTACAAGATAGCAGGCGAAACAACGAAAATCCGGCTTTCGCCTACAGCAATATCATGCCCCAGGTCGCCGCCGCCCAGATCAAGGACAGCATCACCGCCGCCGAGCCGATGTCCTTGGCCCGACCGGACAATTCGTGGTGTTCGAAACCGACCCGGTCGACGACGGCTTCGACCGCGGAATTCAATAGCTCCACCAGCAGCACCAATACCACGCTACCTATCAACAATACCTTTTCTATCGCGCCTTGCCCCAGCCACAATGCCAGCGGCGTCGTCACCACGAATAACGCCACTTCCTGGCGAAACGCCTCCTCGTGTTGCCAGGTCGCCTTGAAGCCGGCAATCGAAAAAAAGCAGGCGTTGATCAAGCGCCGCAAACCCTTTGCGTTTTGGTTAGCCATCGGTGGT
Above is a window of Methylomonas koyamae DNA encoding:
- the mazG gene encoding nucleoside triphosphate pyrophosphohydrolase — encoded protein: MSLQKTQDLLALMSRLRDPERGCAWDLKQDFHSLIPYTIEEAYEVADAIERNDFDDLRGELGDLLLQVVFHSQIAQERGLFDFEQVAAAIGQKLVSRHPHVFAGVKFDNDEQRQQAWDEAKAEERRQKQAESQPESVLAGVAHSLPALVQCEKIQNRAASHGFDWPEAEPVFDKVREELDEVHEAWRSGDQAHIHEEVGDLLLVAVNLARHLKVNPEIALRDATKKFTRRFNYIEKQVAASGRQLRDCELAELDGLWNRAKRELKQV
- a CDS encoding diacylglycerol kinase, whose amino-acid sequence is MANQNAKGLRRLINACFFSIAGFKATWQHEEAFRQEVALFVVTTPLALWLGQGAIEKVLLIGSVVLVLLVELLNSAVEAVVDRVGFEHHELSGRAKDIGSAAVMLSLIWAAATWGMILL
- a CDS encoding phosphoketolase family protein, which translates into the protein MTTTTLVSDSELQQIDAYWRACNYLAAGMIYLRDNPLLRQPLQPEHIKRRLLGHWGSSPGLSFAYVHLNRIINRYDQSVLFIAGPGHGAPGVLAPAYLEGTYSEIYPNKGEDEEGMRQFFKEFSFPGGIGSHCTPETPGSIHEGGELGYSISHAFGAAFDNPDLLVAAVVGDGEAETAPLATSWHSNKFLNPARDGAVLPILHLNGYKINNPTLLSRISHQELDDLFKGYGWTPYFVEGDEPLAMHRKMAETLETCLLEIRKIQQVARSGGEVVRPRWPMIVLRSPKGWTGPKFVDNRKVEGYWRAHQVPMAAVRENPAHLQQLEDWLRSYKPEELFDADGKLVSALKALAPQGQRRMSAMPQANGGVLRRALRMPDFRDYAVALPGPGKISAENTRPLGQFLRDIMADNMHNFRVFGPDENSSNKLDAIYAASKKTWLADYLPEDADGGELSPDGRVMEMLSEHTLEGWLEGYLLTGRHGFFSTYEAFVHVIDSMFNQHAKWLAMMQAVPWRAPVSSLNLLITSTVWRQDHNGFTHQDPGFLDLVVNKSPAVTRIYLPPDVNCLLAIADHCLRSTNYVNVIVSDKQKHLQYLDIDAAIKHCSKGIGIWEWASNDAGAEPDLVMASAGDIPTKEALAATVILRQHFPDLKVRFVNVVDLYKLTPTSEHPHGLSDKDFDSLFTLDKPILFNFHGYPWLIHRLAYRRANHKNLHVRGYKEKGSINTPLELAIQNEIDRFSLVIDAIDRLPGLKVAGAHVKEKMRDMQLECRHYAYEHGVDLPEADDWIWP
- a CDS encoding carbohydrate kinase family protein, translated to MSALICGSMAYDTIMVFHDKFKNHILPEKVHILNVSFLVPAMRREYGGCAGNIAYNLKLLQEEPWIMATVGHDFEPYAQWLSQCGISSRYIKVLDDHYTGQAYITTDQDDNQITAFHPGAMNFSHFNSVPLDSEITIGIVSPDGKQGMQEHAQQFVEQGIPFIFDPGQGMPMFDGAELLQFLEQANYATFNDYEFELLQQRTGLTPEQIAEKVDALIVTLGSQGSKVYTRGEIIDIPPASPKQILDPTGCGDAYRAGLLFGLINDYDWEVTGRIASLLGAIKIEHNGTQNHTFTMAEFKKRYQETFGSTF